In Gymnogyps californianus isolate 813 chromosome 1, ASM1813914v2, whole genome shotgun sequence, the following are encoded in one genomic region:
- the ASCL1 gene encoding achaete-scute homolog 1 — translation MASGSPARMASGAGQPPFLQPACFFAAAVAAAAAAAPPGPPPGAPPPQLSPAGGQPSPGGKPSAPRAAKRQRSASPELMRCKRRLNFSGFGYSLPQQQPAAVARRNERERNRVKLVNLGFATLREHVPNGAANKKMSKVETLRSAVEYIRALQQLLDEHDAVSAAFQAGVLSPTISPSYSHDMNSMAGSPVSSYSSDDGSYDPLSPEEQELLDFTSWF, via the coding sequence ATGGCCAGCGGCAGCCCCGCCAGGATGGCCAGCGGCGCCGGGCAGCCGCCCTTCCTGCAGCCGGCGTGCTTCTTCGCCGCGGCGgtggccgccgccgccgccgccgccccgccggggccgccgccgggggcgccgccgccgcagctgagcccggcgggcgggcagcCCTCGCCGGGCGGCAAGCCCTCGGCGCCGCGGGCCGCCAAGCGGCAGCGCTCGGCCTCGCCGGAGCTGATGCGCTGCAAGCGGCGGCTCAACTTCAGCGGCTTCGGGTACAGCCTGCCGCAGCAGCAGCCGGCGGCCGTGGCGCGGCGCAACGAGCGGGAGCGCAACCGGGTGAAGCTGGTGAACCTGGGCTTCGCCACCCTGCGGGAGCACGTCCCCAACGGCGCCGCCAACAAGAAGATGAGCAAAGTGGAGACGCTGCGCTCCGCCGTCGAGTACATCCGcgccctgcagcagctgctcgACGAGCACGACGCCGTCAGCGCCGCCTTCCAGGCCGGCGTCCTCTCGCCCACCATCTCGCCCAGCTACTCCCACGACATGAACTCCATGGCGGGCTCCCCCGTCTCCTCCTACTCCTCCGACGACGGCTCCTACGACCCGCTCAGCCCcgaggagcaggagctgctcgACTTCACCAGCTGGTTCTGA